A genome region from Leeia speluncae includes the following:
- a CDS encoding class I SAM-dependent DNA methyltransferase yields MTYSTNKTILFYNENAQDFYDSTINVDMASLYKEFLPLIQPLGHILDAGCGSGRDSNAFLTQGFKVTAIDASAELAVHASKFIGQPVIVTDFQSFNIDEVYDGIWACASMLHIPLSELNQLFIKFSQLLRKQGVFYCSFKYGADSKERNGRFFTDLDELSLHDQLVGSELYIEKSWITTDLRPNRSNEKWLNAILRKA; encoded by the coding sequence ATGACATATTCTACTAATAAAACGATACTTTTCTATAATGAAAATGCTCAAGATTTTTATGACTCAACAATAAATGTTGATATGGCATCTTTGTATAAAGAGTTTTTACCTCTAATTCAACCTTTGGGTCATATACTTGATGCTGGTTGCGGTTCAGGGCGCGATTCTAATGCATTTCTAACACAAGGTTTTAAAGTAACAGCGATTGATGCAAGTGCTGAGCTTGCTGTTCATGCCAGCAAATTCATTGGGCAGCCAGTAATAGTCACTGATTTTCAATCATTTAATATTGACGAAGTTTACGATGGGATATGGGCATGTGCTTCCATGCTTCATATTCCTTTATCTGAACTAAATCAATTATTTATCAAATTTAGCCAATTGTTAAGAAAGCAGGGCGTTTTTTATTGTTCGTTCAAATATGGGGCAGACTCAAAAGAAAGAAATGGTCGTTTTTTTACGGATTTGGATGAGTTATCTTTGCATGATCAATTGGTTGGATCTGAGCTATACATAGAAAAATCATGGATTACAACGGATCTTCGACCTAACCGATCTAACGAAAAATGGCTAAATGCTATTTTAAGGAAAGCCTAG